In the Wyeomyia smithii strain HCP4-BCI-WySm-NY-G18 chromosome 2, ASM2978416v1, whole genome shotgun sequence genome, one interval contains:
- the LOC129725846 gene encoding uncharacterized protein LOC129725846, translated as MAKFKKVGSRKTVGRKANAANMLFLEQTVSNVKKTSKKPTSERKIYGKDHAMKKMPVSEKCQAKKSALRKRRPSNVSNQYPSDFGETIETITAVEAEQPQIIEIYNNETPFEDNTAVEFTANAKITELLSKVAKLEEANDKLQKLNMKLQEALLENPTEGSFKELPGYPDKAWLLKVSQAANESDYMFVKELMLRLWPNGIGNATVSGRKSNNPSGKRKLPNQQESLLTVSPAKLDPEKVEYIKDRLFERRMLLRDAPGTAQKMAQKVPKYIAIAVANNPALRKESF; from the exons ATGgctaaatttaaaaaagttggCTCTCGAAAAACCGTTGGCAGAAAAGCGAACGCAGCGAATATgctttttttggaacaaact GTGAGCAACgtgaaaaaaacttcaaaaaaaccGACATCTGAACGTAAAATATACGGAAAGGACCATGCGATGAAGAAAAtgccagtttctgaaaaatgccAAGCGAAAAAATCAGCCCTTCGAAAACGAAGACCTAGCAATGTTTCGAACCAATATCCGTCTGATTTTGGGGAAACAATAGAGACAATCACGGCTGTTGAAGCAGAACAACCGCAGATAATTGAAATATATAACAACGAGACACCATTCGAAGATAACACTGCAGTTGAGTTCACtgcaaatgcaaaaattacagaACTTCTCAGCAAAGTCGCAAAACTGGAAGAGGCAAACGATAAACTCCAAAAGCTCAACATGAAGTTGCAAGAGGCATTACTGGAAAACCCCACAGAAGGTTCTTTTAAAGAACTGCCTGGATACCCGGATAAGGCATGGCTGTTGAAGGTTTCGCAAGCTGCAAACGAATCGGACTATATGTTTGTGAAGGAATTAATGCTTCGTCTGTGGCCAAATGGTATTGGCAACGCAACTGTGTCGGGAAGAAAGTCGAACAATCCTAGCGGTAAGCGAAAGCTGCCAAATCAGCAGGAATCCTTGTTAACAGTTTCTCCGGCGAAGCTTGACCCAGAAAAAGTTGAATACATTAAAG atcGGCTTTTCGAACGGAGGATGTTGCTGAGAGATGCTCCAGGTACAGCTCAAAAGATGGCGCAAAAAGTTCCGAAATACATCGCCATAGCAGTCGCGAACAATCCCGCTCTTAGAAAAGAATCATTTTAA